A region from the Canis lupus baileyi chromosome 27, mCanLup2.hap1, whole genome shotgun sequence genome encodes:
- the ANKLE2 gene encoding ankyrin repeat and LEM domain-containing protein 2 isoform X2, whose protein sequence is MLWPRLAAAEWAALAWELLGASVLLFAVRWLVRRLEKRPQGLARSGPSAPLAGAATTSAPGEMTMDAILARLKLLNPDDLREEIVKAGLKCGPITSTTRFIFEKKLAQALLEHGRTLPSYPPGLDTSDATTLSKDAQRVLKSAVGSQAEQVGLSEDRDFGYSMGLNPPEEDVMTSKTCSMPFSATTGVSGHKAMVRASVEQPLYYGVCPAYEDIPARNERIHVYEDRKDALQAVKMIKGSRFKAFSTREDAEKFARGICDYFPSPSKASLPLSPVKVAPLFSSGGLKETVNRERANSYKTPRTQDLTAKLRKAVEKGEDDTFSNLTWSNPRYLIGSGDNPTIVQEGCRYNVMHVAAKENQASICQLTLETLENPEFMRLMYPDDDPNMLQQRICYIVDLYLNTPDKVGYDTPLHFACKFGNADVVNVLSSHPLIVKNPRNKYDKTPEDVICERSKNKSLELKEQIREYLKGHYYVPLLRAEDTSSPVIGELWSSDQTTENSHIGHSGGGPRDPVLTLRAFAGPLSPSKAEDFRRLWKTPPREKAGFFHNVRKTDPERGIERVGRELAHELGYPWVEYWDFLGCFVDLSSQEGLQKLEEYLTHQEAGKKAQQDSGENEASHQENPFGHARKCSNSISVRAFLDEDDDLSLEEIKNRQNMARNNTQPTISTFGDSKCDILPLEQKTNLIEASTLTSPHSSKNGFFSHLSSGRTLGRKQPEAPSTEEALLSSVSGLTVELDKLNLEDLGSNFSKTPNKITKSRDRKSLTSRMDVVESDSLEPPAVDTLRNNQSRTESEMSAKIAKIRLGPDAPVHKAQQSGSVSSEPSGVPTTKEPVQRLFLFGEEPSKLDRDVLAALEYANVDPQQYPAVHRWKSAVLCYSPSDRQSWPSPALKGKLESHQPDLGCPHSCSPGRSPGKPGPTHSPGLGNAGRYSPASGSHLRRMARLAQLTAL, encoded by the exons ATGCTGTGGCCGCGGCTGGCGGCGGCGGAGTGGGCGGCCCTGGCCTGGGAGCTGCTGGGCGCCTCGGTGCTGCTCTTCGCGGTACGCTGGCTGGTGCGGCGGCTGGAGAAGCGGCCGCAGGGCCTGGCCCGGAGTGGGCCCTCAGCCCCACTGGCTGGCGCGGCCACGACCTCGGCCCCAG GTGAAATGACAATGGATGCCATCTTGGCACGACTGAAACTTCTGAATCCCGATGACCTTAGAGAAGAAATTGTGAAAGCTGGATTGAAATGTGGACCCATTACATCAACCACAAggttcatttttgagaaaaaattgGCTCAGGCTTTATTAGAACATGGAAGAACACTGCCTTCATATCCTCCTGGCCTTGACACCTCAGATGCCACCACTCTAAGCAAGGATGCACAAAGGGTTTTGAAGTCTGCTGTAGGAAGCCAGGCTGAGCAGGTTGGCTTGTCTGAAGACAGAGATTTTGGTTATAGCATGGGCTTGAATCCTCCAGAAGAAGATGTCATGACATCTAAGACCTGCTCCATGCCCTTCAGTGCCACCACTGGGGTCAGTGGCCACAAAGCCATGGTGAGGGCCTCTGTGGAGCAGCCTCTGTACTATGGGGTGTGCCCAGCATATGAGGACATCCCAGCGAGAAATG AAAGGATTCATGTTTATGAGGATAGAAAGGATGCATTGCAAGCTGTCAAAATGATCAAAGGATCTCGATTTAAAGCTTTTTCAACTAGAGAAGATGCTGAGAAATTTGCTAGAGGAATTtgtgattattttccttctccaagCAAAGCCTCTTTACCACTTTCTCCTGTGAAAGTAGCACCACTCTTTAGCAGTGGTGGACTGAAAG AAACTGTAAACAGAGAACGTGCCAACAGTTACAAAACCCCCCGTACTCAAGATCTCACTGCCAAACTTCGAAAAGCTGTGGAGAAGGGAGAAGACGACACCTTTTCCAATCTCACCTGGAGTAATCCCCGGTATCTCATTGGTTCAGGGGACAATCCAACCATCGTGCAG GAAGGATGTAGGTACAATGTTATGCATGTTGCTGCCAAAGAGAATCAAGCTTCTATCTGCCAGCTGACTCTGGAGACTCTGGAAAACCCTGAGTTTATGCGGCTCATGTACCCAGACGATGACCCAAATATGCTGCAGCAGCGCATTTGTTACATCGTTGACCTATACCTGAACACTCCGGACAAAGTG GGCTATGACACGCCATTGCATTTTGCTTGTAAGTTTGGGAATGCAGATGTGGTCAACGTGCTTTCTTCACACCCTTTGATTGTAAAAAACCCAAGGAATAAGTATGATAAAACTCCTGAAGAT gtcatctgtgaaagaagcaaaaataagtcTTTGGAACTGAAGGAGCAGATTAGAGAGTACTTAAAGG GCCACTACTATGTGccacttctgagagctgaggacacatCGTCTCCGGTGATTGGGGAGTTGTGGTCTTCAGACCAGACGACTGAGAACTCTCACATCGGCCACAGTGGAGGTGGCCCCAGAGACCCTGTTCTGACCTTGAGAGCCTTTGCAGGGCCCCTGAGCCCGTCCAAG GCAGAAGATTTTCGCAGGCTCTGGAAAACACCACCTCGAGAGAAAGCAGGCTTCTTTCACAATGTCAGGAAGACGGATCCAGAAAGAGGCATTGAGAGGGTGGGAAG GGAGCTGGCTCATGAGCTGGGGTATCCCTGGGTCGAGTACTGGGACTTTCTGggttgttttgttgatctgtctTCCCAGGAGGGTCTGCAAAAACTAGAAGAATATCTCACTCACCAGGAAGCAGGCAAAAAGGCTCAACAGGACTCAGGAGAAAATGAAGCCTCTCATCAGGAGAACCCCTTTG GCCATGCTCGGAAGTGCAGCAATTCGATCTCTGTGAGAGCATTTCTTGATGAAGATGATGACTTGAGCTTGGAAGAGATTAAAAATCGGCAGAACATGGCTCGAAATAACACCCAGCCCACAATTAGCACTTTTGGGGACTCGAAGTGTGACATCCTTCCCTTGGAGCAGAAGACCAATCTTATAGAAGCCTCCACCCTGACCAGTCCCCATAGCAGCAAGAATGGGTTCTTTAGCCACCTGAGCAGCGGCAGGACCTTGGGCAGGAAGCAGCCAGAGGCCCCGAGCACAGAGGAAGCTCTCCTCTCATCAGTCTCAGGCTTGACGGTTGAGCTTGATAAACTGAATTTGGAAGATCTAGGAAGTAACTTTTCTAAGACaccaaataaaattacaaaaagtaGAGACAGGAAGAGCTTGACATCAAGAATGGACGTAGTCGAGAGTGACTCGTTAGAGCCGCCTGCTGTTGACACACTTAGAAATAACCAAAGCAGGACAGAAAGTGAAATGTCGGCCAAAATAGCTAAAATACGTCTGGGTCCTGATGCTCCTGTGCACAAGGCTCAGCAGAGTGGTTCCGTGTCCTCAGAGCCCTCAGGGGTCCCCACCACAAAGGAGCCTGTCCAGAGGCTCTTCCTTTTTGG AGAGGAGCCATCAAAACTGGATCGGGATGTTCTGGCAGCTCTGGAGTATGCCAACGTGGACCCTCAGCAGTACCCAGCCGTACACAGATGGAAGAGTGCCGTCCTGTGCTACTCCCCCTCTGACAGACAGAG TTGGCCAAGTCCTGCGCTGAAAGGGAAGCTGGAGTCTCATCAGCCGGACCTTGGCTGCCCCCACAGCTGCAGCCCAGGGAGAAGCCCCGGGAAACCCGGGCCCACACACTCCCCAGGCCTGGGCAACGCTGGGCGCTATAGCCCCGCAAGTGGGAGCCACCTCCGCAGGATGGCACGCCTGGCCCAGCTCACAGCCTTATAG
- the ANKLE2 gene encoding ankyrin repeat and LEM domain-containing protein 2 isoform X1 has translation MLWPRLAAAEWAALAWELLGASVLLFAVRWLVRRLEKRPQGLARSGPSAPLAGAATTSAPGEMTMDAILARLKLLNPDDLREEIVKAGLKCGPITSTTRFIFEKKLAQALLEHGRTLPSYPPGLDTSDATTLSKDAQRVLKSAVGSQAEQVGLSEDRDFGYSMGLNPPEEDVMTSKTCSMPFSATTGVSGHKAMVRASVEQPLYYGVCPAYEDIPARNERIHVYEDRKDALQAVKMIKGSRFKAFSTREDAEKFARGICDYFPSPSKASLPLSPVKVAPLFSSGGLKDGLYLSESETVNRERANSYKTPRTQDLTAKLRKAVEKGEDDTFSNLTWSNPRYLIGSGDNPTIVQEGCRYNVMHVAAKENQASICQLTLETLENPEFMRLMYPDDDPNMLQQRICYIVDLYLNTPDKVGYDTPLHFACKFGNADVVNVLSSHPLIVKNPRNKYDKTPEDVICERSKNKSLELKEQIREYLKGHYYVPLLRAEDTSSPVIGELWSSDQTTENSHIGHSGGGPRDPVLTLRAFAGPLSPSKAEDFRRLWKTPPREKAGFFHNVRKTDPERGIERVGRELAHELGYPWVEYWDFLGCFVDLSSQEGLQKLEEYLTHQEAGKKAQQDSGENEASHQENPFGHARKCSNSISVRAFLDEDDDLSLEEIKNRQNMARNNTQPTISTFGDSKCDILPLEQKTNLIEASTLTSPHSSKNGFFSHLSSGRTLGRKQPEAPSTEEALLSSVSGLTVELDKLNLEDLGSNFSKTPNKITKSRDRKSLTSRMDVVESDSLEPPAVDTLRNNQSRTESEMSAKIAKIRLGPDAPVHKAQQSGSVSSEPSGVPTTKEPVQRLFLFGEEPSKLDRDVLAALEYANVDPQQYPAVHRWKSAVLCYSPSDRQSWPSPALKGKLESHQPDLGCPHSCSPGRSPGKPGPTHSPGLGNAGRYSPASGSHLRRMARLAQLTAL, from the exons ATGCTGTGGCCGCGGCTGGCGGCGGCGGAGTGGGCGGCCCTGGCCTGGGAGCTGCTGGGCGCCTCGGTGCTGCTCTTCGCGGTACGCTGGCTGGTGCGGCGGCTGGAGAAGCGGCCGCAGGGCCTGGCCCGGAGTGGGCCCTCAGCCCCACTGGCTGGCGCGGCCACGACCTCGGCCCCAG GTGAAATGACAATGGATGCCATCTTGGCACGACTGAAACTTCTGAATCCCGATGACCTTAGAGAAGAAATTGTGAAAGCTGGATTGAAATGTGGACCCATTACATCAACCACAAggttcatttttgagaaaaaattgGCTCAGGCTTTATTAGAACATGGAAGAACACTGCCTTCATATCCTCCTGGCCTTGACACCTCAGATGCCACCACTCTAAGCAAGGATGCACAAAGGGTTTTGAAGTCTGCTGTAGGAAGCCAGGCTGAGCAGGTTGGCTTGTCTGAAGACAGAGATTTTGGTTATAGCATGGGCTTGAATCCTCCAGAAGAAGATGTCATGACATCTAAGACCTGCTCCATGCCCTTCAGTGCCACCACTGGGGTCAGTGGCCACAAAGCCATGGTGAGGGCCTCTGTGGAGCAGCCTCTGTACTATGGGGTGTGCCCAGCATATGAGGACATCCCAGCGAGAAATG AAAGGATTCATGTTTATGAGGATAGAAAGGATGCATTGCAAGCTGTCAAAATGATCAAAGGATCTCGATTTAAAGCTTTTTCAACTAGAGAAGATGCTGAGAAATTTGCTAGAGGAATTtgtgattattttccttctccaagCAAAGCCTCTTTACCACTTTCTCCTGTGAAAGTAGCACCACTCTTTAGCAGTGGTGGACTGAAAG ATGGTTTGTACTTGTCTGAGTCAGAAACTGTAAACAGAGAACGTGCCAACAGTTACAAAACCCCCCGTACTCAAGATCTCACTGCCAAACTTCGAAAAGCTGTGGAGAAGGGAGAAGACGACACCTTTTCCAATCTCACCTGGAGTAATCCCCGGTATCTCATTGGTTCAGGGGACAATCCAACCATCGTGCAG GAAGGATGTAGGTACAATGTTATGCATGTTGCTGCCAAAGAGAATCAAGCTTCTATCTGCCAGCTGACTCTGGAGACTCTGGAAAACCCTGAGTTTATGCGGCTCATGTACCCAGACGATGACCCAAATATGCTGCAGCAGCGCATTTGTTACATCGTTGACCTATACCTGAACACTCCGGACAAAGTG GGCTATGACACGCCATTGCATTTTGCTTGTAAGTTTGGGAATGCAGATGTGGTCAACGTGCTTTCTTCACACCCTTTGATTGTAAAAAACCCAAGGAATAAGTATGATAAAACTCCTGAAGAT gtcatctgtgaaagaagcaaaaataagtcTTTGGAACTGAAGGAGCAGATTAGAGAGTACTTAAAGG GCCACTACTATGTGccacttctgagagctgaggacacatCGTCTCCGGTGATTGGGGAGTTGTGGTCTTCAGACCAGACGACTGAGAACTCTCACATCGGCCACAGTGGAGGTGGCCCCAGAGACCCTGTTCTGACCTTGAGAGCCTTTGCAGGGCCCCTGAGCCCGTCCAAG GCAGAAGATTTTCGCAGGCTCTGGAAAACACCACCTCGAGAGAAAGCAGGCTTCTTTCACAATGTCAGGAAGACGGATCCAGAAAGAGGCATTGAGAGGGTGGGAAG GGAGCTGGCTCATGAGCTGGGGTATCCCTGGGTCGAGTACTGGGACTTTCTGggttgttttgttgatctgtctTCCCAGGAGGGTCTGCAAAAACTAGAAGAATATCTCACTCACCAGGAAGCAGGCAAAAAGGCTCAACAGGACTCAGGAGAAAATGAAGCCTCTCATCAGGAGAACCCCTTTG GCCATGCTCGGAAGTGCAGCAATTCGATCTCTGTGAGAGCATTTCTTGATGAAGATGATGACTTGAGCTTGGAAGAGATTAAAAATCGGCAGAACATGGCTCGAAATAACACCCAGCCCACAATTAGCACTTTTGGGGACTCGAAGTGTGACATCCTTCCCTTGGAGCAGAAGACCAATCTTATAGAAGCCTCCACCCTGACCAGTCCCCATAGCAGCAAGAATGGGTTCTTTAGCCACCTGAGCAGCGGCAGGACCTTGGGCAGGAAGCAGCCAGAGGCCCCGAGCACAGAGGAAGCTCTCCTCTCATCAGTCTCAGGCTTGACGGTTGAGCTTGATAAACTGAATTTGGAAGATCTAGGAAGTAACTTTTCTAAGACaccaaataaaattacaaaaagtaGAGACAGGAAGAGCTTGACATCAAGAATGGACGTAGTCGAGAGTGACTCGTTAGAGCCGCCTGCTGTTGACACACTTAGAAATAACCAAAGCAGGACAGAAAGTGAAATGTCGGCCAAAATAGCTAAAATACGTCTGGGTCCTGATGCTCCTGTGCACAAGGCTCAGCAGAGTGGTTCCGTGTCCTCAGAGCCCTCAGGGGTCCCCACCACAAAGGAGCCTGTCCAGAGGCTCTTCCTTTTTGG AGAGGAGCCATCAAAACTGGATCGGGATGTTCTGGCAGCTCTGGAGTATGCCAACGTGGACCCTCAGCAGTACCCAGCCGTACACAGATGGAAGAGTGCCGTCCTGTGCTACTCCCCCTCTGACAGACAGAG TTGGCCAAGTCCTGCGCTGAAAGGGAAGCTGGAGTCTCATCAGCCGGACCTTGGCTGCCCCCACAGCTGCAGCCCAGGGAGAAGCCCCGGGAAACCCGGGCCCACACACTCCCCAGGCCTGGGCAACGCTGGGCGCTATAGCCCCGCAAGTGGGAGCCACCTCCGCAGGATGGCACGCCTGGCCCAGCTCACAGCCTTATAG
- the ANKLE2 gene encoding ankyrin repeat and LEM domain-containing protein 2 isoform X3 has translation MTMDAILARLKLLNPDDLREEIVKAGLKCGPITSTTRFIFEKKLAQALLEHGRTLPSYPPGLDTSDATTLSKDAQRVLKSAVGSQAEQVGLSEDRDFGYSMGLNPPEEDVMTSKTCSMPFSATTGVSGHKAMVRASVEQPLYYGVCPAYEDIPARNERIHVYEDRKDALQAVKMIKGSRFKAFSTREDAEKFARGICDYFPSPSKASLPLSPVKVAPLFSSGGLKDGLYLSESETVNRERANSYKTPRTQDLTAKLRKAVEKGEDDTFSNLTWSNPRYLIGSGDNPTIVQEGCRYNVMHVAAKENQASICQLTLETLENPEFMRLMYPDDDPNMLQQRICYIVDLYLNTPDKVGYDTPLHFACKFGNADVVNVLSSHPLIVKNPRNKYDKTPEDVICERSKNKSLELKEQIREYLKGHYYVPLLRAEDTSSPVIGELWSSDQTTENSHIGHSGGGPRDPVLTLRAFAGPLSPSKAEDFRRLWKTPPREKAGFFHNVRKTDPERGIERVGRELAHELGYPWVEYWDFLGCFVDLSSQEGLQKLEEYLTHQEAGKKAQQDSGENEASHQENPFGHARKCSNSISVRAFLDEDDDLSLEEIKNRQNMARNNTQPTISTFGDSKCDILPLEQKTNLIEASTLTSPHSSKNGFFSHLSSGRTLGRKQPEAPSTEEALLSSVSGLTVELDKLNLEDLGSNFSKTPNKITKSRDRKSLTSRMDVVESDSLEPPAVDTLRNNQSRTESEMSAKIAKIRLGPDAPVHKAQQSGSVSSEPSGVPTTKEPVQRLFLFGEEPSKLDRDVLAALEYANVDPQQYPAVHRWKSAVLCYSPSDRQSWPSPALKGKLESHQPDLGCPHSCSPGRSPGKPGPTHSPGLGNAGRYSPASGSHLRRMARLAQLTAL, from the exons ATGACAATGGATGCCATCTTGGCACGACTGAAACTTCTGAATCCCGATGACCTTAGAGAAGAAATTGTGAAAGCTGGATTGAAATGTGGACCCATTACATCAACCACAAggttcatttttgagaaaaaattgGCTCAGGCTTTATTAGAACATGGAAGAACACTGCCTTCATATCCTCCTGGCCTTGACACCTCAGATGCCACCACTCTAAGCAAGGATGCACAAAGGGTTTTGAAGTCTGCTGTAGGAAGCCAGGCTGAGCAGGTTGGCTTGTCTGAAGACAGAGATTTTGGTTATAGCATGGGCTTGAATCCTCCAGAAGAAGATGTCATGACATCTAAGACCTGCTCCATGCCCTTCAGTGCCACCACTGGGGTCAGTGGCCACAAAGCCATGGTGAGGGCCTCTGTGGAGCAGCCTCTGTACTATGGGGTGTGCCCAGCATATGAGGACATCCCAGCGAGAAATG AAAGGATTCATGTTTATGAGGATAGAAAGGATGCATTGCAAGCTGTCAAAATGATCAAAGGATCTCGATTTAAAGCTTTTTCAACTAGAGAAGATGCTGAGAAATTTGCTAGAGGAATTtgtgattattttccttctccaagCAAAGCCTCTTTACCACTTTCTCCTGTGAAAGTAGCACCACTCTTTAGCAGTGGTGGACTGAAAG ATGGTTTGTACTTGTCTGAGTCAGAAACTGTAAACAGAGAACGTGCCAACAGTTACAAAACCCCCCGTACTCAAGATCTCACTGCCAAACTTCGAAAAGCTGTGGAGAAGGGAGAAGACGACACCTTTTCCAATCTCACCTGGAGTAATCCCCGGTATCTCATTGGTTCAGGGGACAATCCAACCATCGTGCAG GAAGGATGTAGGTACAATGTTATGCATGTTGCTGCCAAAGAGAATCAAGCTTCTATCTGCCAGCTGACTCTGGAGACTCTGGAAAACCCTGAGTTTATGCGGCTCATGTACCCAGACGATGACCCAAATATGCTGCAGCAGCGCATTTGTTACATCGTTGACCTATACCTGAACACTCCGGACAAAGTG GGCTATGACACGCCATTGCATTTTGCTTGTAAGTTTGGGAATGCAGATGTGGTCAACGTGCTTTCTTCACACCCTTTGATTGTAAAAAACCCAAGGAATAAGTATGATAAAACTCCTGAAGAT gtcatctgtgaaagaagcaaaaataagtcTTTGGAACTGAAGGAGCAGATTAGAGAGTACTTAAAGG GCCACTACTATGTGccacttctgagagctgaggacacatCGTCTCCGGTGATTGGGGAGTTGTGGTCTTCAGACCAGACGACTGAGAACTCTCACATCGGCCACAGTGGAGGTGGCCCCAGAGACCCTGTTCTGACCTTGAGAGCCTTTGCAGGGCCCCTGAGCCCGTCCAAG GCAGAAGATTTTCGCAGGCTCTGGAAAACACCACCTCGAGAGAAAGCAGGCTTCTTTCACAATGTCAGGAAGACGGATCCAGAAAGAGGCATTGAGAGGGTGGGAAG GGAGCTGGCTCATGAGCTGGGGTATCCCTGGGTCGAGTACTGGGACTTTCTGggttgttttgttgatctgtctTCCCAGGAGGGTCTGCAAAAACTAGAAGAATATCTCACTCACCAGGAAGCAGGCAAAAAGGCTCAACAGGACTCAGGAGAAAATGAAGCCTCTCATCAGGAGAACCCCTTTG GCCATGCTCGGAAGTGCAGCAATTCGATCTCTGTGAGAGCATTTCTTGATGAAGATGATGACTTGAGCTTGGAAGAGATTAAAAATCGGCAGAACATGGCTCGAAATAACACCCAGCCCACAATTAGCACTTTTGGGGACTCGAAGTGTGACATCCTTCCCTTGGAGCAGAAGACCAATCTTATAGAAGCCTCCACCCTGACCAGTCCCCATAGCAGCAAGAATGGGTTCTTTAGCCACCTGAGCAGCGGCAGGACCTTGGGCAGGAAGCAGCCAGAGGCCCCGAGCACAGAGGAAGCTCTCCTCTCATCAGTCTCAGGCTTGACGGTTGAGCTTGATAAACTGAATTTGGAAGATCTAGGAAGTAACTTTTCTAAGACaccaaataaaattacaaaaagtaGAGACAGGAAGAGCTTGACATCAAGAATGGACGTAGTCGAGAGTGACTCGTTAGAGCCGCCTGCTGTTGACACACTTAGAAATAACCAAAGCAGGACAGAAAGTGAAATGTCGGCCAAAATAGCTAAAATACGTCTGGGTCCTGATGCTCCTGTGCACAAGGCTCAGCAGAGTGGTTCCGTGTCCTCAGAGCCCTCAGGGGTCCCCACCACAAAGGAGCCTGTCCAGAGGCTCTTCCTTTTTGG AGAGGAGCCATCAAAACTGGATCGGGATGTTCTGGCAGCTCTGGAGTATGCCAACGTGGACCCTCAGCAGTACCCAGCCGTACACAGATGGAAGAGTGCCGTCCTGTGCTACTCCCCCTCTGACAGACAGAG TTGGCCAAGTCCTGCGCTGAAAGGGAAGCTGGAGTCTCATCAGCCGGACCTTGGCTGCCCCCACAGCTGCAGCCCAGGGAGAAGCCCCGGGAAACCCGGGCCCACACACTCCCCAGGCCTGGGCAACGCTGGGCGCTATAGCCCCGCAAGTGGGAGCCACCTCCGCAGGATGGCACGCCTGGCCCAGCTCACAGCCTTATAG